The following proteins are encoded in a genomic region of Nocardioides sp. cx-173:
- a CDS encoding TldD/PmbA family protein: protein MSGTSGTADAGDLGRLDPTFTSLPYRSLGDAALSRARELGVAHADFRFERVRYQRIGVRDGALQGASDTEDLGFAVRVIHQGAWGFASGVDLTPAGAAAVAETAVAVARVAASMTAVPVELAPEPVYDDVTWVSSYVTNPLDVPVAEKAALLVDWTERLRTGAAVDHASAYLLQVQENKYYADLAGTRITQQRIRLQPGFEAMGAGADTFDSMASIAPPVGRGYEYLTDGSHDWDAELEQVPELLAEKLKAPSVEAGTYDLVIHPSNLWLTIHESIGHATELDRALGYEANYAGTSFATYDQLGTLRYGSPVMHVTGDRTVEHGLSTIGYDDEGVQTRSWDLVRDGVLVGYQLDRAMAHMKPELAGPDDPGGRSNGCAYADSPGHIPIQRMANVSLQPAADGPSTEELIGRVERGLYVVGDKSWSIDMQRFNFQFTGQRFYRIADGELVGQVRDVAYQATTTDFWGSMEAVGGPQTWELHGAFNCGKAQPGQVAAVSHGCPTALFRGVRILNTTDEAGH, encoded by the coding sequence ATGAGTGGCACCAGCGGCACCGCGGACGCCGGCGACCTCGGCCGCCTCGACCCGACCTTCACCTCCCTGCCCTATCGCAGTCTGGGCGACGCGGCGCTCAGCCGCGCGCGCGAGCTCGGGGTCGCGCACGCCGACTTCCGCTTCGAGCGCGTGCGCTACCAGCGCATCGGCGTGCGTGACGGAGCGCTGCAGGGCGCGAGTGACACCGAGGACCTCGGCTTCGCGGTCCGCGTGATCCACCAGGGGGCGTGGGGCTTCGCCTCCGGTGTCGACCTGACGCCGGCGGGGGCCGCGGCCGTCGCCGAGACCGCGGTCGCCGTGGCCCGCGTGGCCGCGTCGATGACCGCCGTCCCGGTCGAGCTGGCGCCCGAGCCCGTCTACGACGACGTCACCTGGGTGTCCTCCTACGTCACCAACCCCCTCGACGTGCCCGTCGCGGAGAAGGCCGCGCTGCTCGTCGACTGGACCGAGCGCCTGCGCACGGGCGCCGCGGTGGACCACGCGTCGGCGTACCTGCTGCAGGTCCAAGAGAACAAGTACTACGCCGACCTGGCCGGCACCCGCATCACGCAGCAGCGGATCCGGCTGCAGCCGGGGTTCGAGGCGATGGGCGCTGGTGCGGACACCTTCGACTCGATGGCCTCGATCGCCCCGCCGGTGGGGCGCGGCTACGAGTACCTCACCGACGGCAGCCACGACTGGGACGCCGAGCTCGAGCAGGTGCCCGAGCTGCTGGCGGAGAAGCTCAAGGCGCCCAGCGTCGAGGCCGGCACCTACGACCTGGTCATCCATCCGTCCAACCTGTGGCTGACCATCCACGAGTCGATCGGCCACGCGACCGAGCTCGACCGGGCCCTGGGGTACGAGGCCAACTACGCCGGCACCTCGTTCGCGACCTACGACCAGCTCGGCACCCTGCGCTACGGGTCCCCGGTCATGCACGTCACCGGCGACCGCACCGTCGAGCACGGTCTCTCGACGATCGGCTACGACGACGAGGGCGTGCAGACCCGGTCCTGGGACCTGGTCCGCGACGGCGTGCTGGTGGGTTACCAGCTCGACCGCGCCATGGCGCACATGAAGCCCGAGCTCGCCGGCCCCGATGACCCCGGCGGCCGGTCCAACGGCTGCGCCTACGCGGACTCCCCCGGCCACATCCCGATCCAGCGCATGGCCAACGTGTCCCTGCAGCCCGCGGCCGACGGCCCGTCGACCGAGGAGCTGATCGGCCGCGTCGAGCGGGGCCTCTACGTCGTCGGCGACAAGTCCTGGTCGATCGATATGCAGCGCTTCAACTTCCAGTTCACCGGGCAGCGCTTCTACCGGATCGCCGACGGAGAGCTGGTCGGCCAGGTGCGCGACGTGGCCTACCAGGCCACGACCACCGACTTCTGGGGCTCGATGGAGGCGGTGGGCGGTCCCCAGACCTGGGAGCTGCACGGCGCCTTCAACTGCGGCAAGGCCCAGCCCGGGCAGGTGGCGGCGGTGAGCCACGGCTGTCCCACGGCGCTGTTCCGCGGCGTTCGGATCCTCAACACCACCGACGAGGCAGGCCACTGA
- a CDS encoding pyridoxamine 5'-phosphate oxidase family protein produces MTEDGDQRRLVELIDDIPIAMLTTFGPDGPRSLPMARQEVEPGAEMWFITARDTDHVRAIQAEPRVALTFAARDSWVAVTGRAHVIDDQAKLEELWNTFAEAWLPGGPENDQAVLLRVDAERGEYWDTPGGKVASLVSFAKTKLGGDTFDADHGTVTT; encoded by the coding sequence ATGACCGAGGACGGTGACCAGCGGCGCCTGGTCGAGCTGATCGACGACATCCCGATCGCCATGCTGACGACGTTCGGGCCAGACGGTCCGCGCAGCCTGCCGATGGCGCGTCAAGAGGTCGAGCCGGGCGCCGAGATGTGGTTCATCACCGCCCGCGACACCGACCACGTGCGGGCGATCCAGGCCGAGCCGCGGGTGGCCCTGACGTTCGCGGCCCGGGACTCGTGGGTCGCCGTCACCGGGCGCGCCCACGTCATCGACGACCAGGCCAAGCTCGAGGAGCTCTGGAACACCTTCGCGGAGGCCTGGCTGCCCGGCGGCCCGGAGAACGACCAGGCCGTGCTGCTGCGCGTGGACGCCGAGCGCGGCGAGTACTGGGACACCCCCGGTGGCAAGGTCGCCTCGCTGGTCAGCTTCGCCAAGACCAAGCTCGGCGGCGACACGTTCGACGCCGACCACGGGACCGTCACGACGTGA
- a CDS encoding AAA family ATPase has product MRLHHLSATAFGPFADTVSVDFDSLSEAGLFLLSGATGAGKTSVLDAVCFALYGDVPGERNAARRLRSDQADPGVGPEVTLEATLSGRRFRIVRSPAWERPKKRGAGTTTEQSRVALFERVGGEWRHLSGRLDETGHLVGRLVGMNVTQFTQVAMLPQGRFQTFLRARSEERHAVLQQLFRTGRFADAERWLRDRRVALRRSCDEAHQGVADLVSRISETAATPLPEAWDIRDLTDAAAEGALPDWADDLLSEATRAALEAAAEADAATGAESDVRRAVEAARAAHERLTRHRAAREERDRLQAQAEEVARARVRLDAARRAAAVAPLLRLATQAQAQHDRAVESAARLEVRDPDEAARRLHAAVESVARVRALEPASLRLRAAAREAARLEPHAAALRRELGLVEARGRLADVDAQIAVHEELATVSAQLLVAHEAWNAARETALGLQERLLAVREARLESMAGEIAGALAVGACCPVCGSAEHPLKAAPLPGAPDAAAEKAALREVDDAKATEHLRDVELRDLSTLRAALESRAGDRTLPDLRAERALVLAELDGAGAARPGTDLEEHRRRLERELADAHARLDQLGRESDELRDAVDGVLAGSGCDDLEALLAAESARAERERHALAALEDLRRAESALGEALRAADEAASEAGFACPADAADACLDPARVDALAASLAAHDGRLAAVAEVLAAPGADELETLEAPDLEPLAAAHADALARLSRGRARLDQWSRRRDRLAALRADLQVALDHWTPLRAEHELTSRLAAFVEGKSPDNRLRMRLSAYVLAYRLGQVVAAANERLSTMSDQRYSLVHTGDRGAGETRGGLSLLVRDDWSGESRDPATLSGGETFVVSLALALGLADVITQEAGGAALDTLFVDEGFGSLDADTLDDVMDTLDSLRDGGRVVGVVSHVAELRDRIPTQLVVTKSRLGSTLALRK; this is encoded by the coding sequence ATGCGGCTGCACCACCTCAGCGCCACCGCCTTCGGCCCCTTCGCCGACACCGTCTCGGTCGACTTCGACAGCCTCTCCGAGGCGGGCCTGTTCCTGCTCTCCGGAGCCACCGGCGCCGGCAAGACCAGCGTGCTCGACGCGGTCTGCTTCGCGCTCTACGGCGACGTCCCGGGCGAGCGCAACGCTGCGCGCCGGCTCCGCTCCGACCAGGCCGACCCCGGGGTCGGCCCGGAGGTCACCCTCGAGGCCACCCTGTCCGGTCGGCGCTTCCGCATCGTCCGCTCGCCGGCGTGGGAGCGCCCCAAGAAGCGCGGCGCCGGCACCACCACCGAGCAGTCCCGCGTCGCCCTCTTCGAGCGCGTCGGGGGCGAGTGGCGTCACCTGTCCGGGCGTCTCGACGAGACCGGCCACCTCGTGGGCCGCCTGGTGGGCATGAACGTCACCCAGTTCACCCAGGTCGCGATGCTCCCGCAAGGACGCTTCCAGACCTTCCTGCGCGCGCGCTCCGAGGAGCGCCACGCGGTCCTGCAGCAGCTCTTCCGCACCGGCCGCTTCGCCGACGCGGAGCGCTGGCTGCGCGACCGACGCGTGGCGCTGCGCCGGTCCTGCGACGAGGCCCACCAGGGGGTCGCGGACCTCGTGAGCCGGATCAGCGAGACCGCGGCGACCCCGCTGCCCGAGGCCTGGGACATCCGCGACCTCACCGACGCCGCGGCCGAGGGGGCGCTGCCCGACTGGGCCGACGACCTGCTGAGCGAGGCGACGCGCGCGGCGCTCGAGGCCGCCGCCGAGGCGGACGCCGCGACGGGCGCCGAGAGCGACGTACGGCGTGCGGTCGAGGCGGCCCGCGCGGCCCATGAGCGGCTCACCCGCCACCGGGCCGCGCGCGAGGAGCGCGACCGGCTCCAGGCGCAGGCCGAGGAGGTGGCCCGGGCGCGGGTGCGGCTCGACGCCGCACGGCGCGCCGCCGCCGTCGCGCCTCTGCTCCGACTGGCGACCCAGGCCCAAGCGCAGCACGACCGGGCCGTGGAGTCCGCGGCCCGGCTCGAGGTGCGCGACCCCGACGAGGCGGCGCGCCGCCTCCACGCGGCCGTCGAGTCGGTCGCCCGGGTGCGGGCGTTGGAGCCCGCCTCGCTGCGCCTGCGCGCCGCGGCCCGTGAGGCCGCGCGCCTGGAGCCGCACGCCGCGGCATTGCGCCGCGAGCTCGGGCTGGTCGAGGCGCGCGGCCGGCTGGCCGACGTGGACGCCCAGATCGCGGTCCACGAGGAGCTCGCCACCGTGTCCGCGCAGCTCCTGGTCGCCCACGAGGCGTGGAACGCCGCCCGCGAGACCGCCCTGGGCCTGCAGGAGCGGCTGCTCGCGGTGCGCGAGGCCCGGCTGGAGAGCATGGCCGGTGAGATCGCGGGGGCCCTGGCCGTCGGCGCCTGCTGTCCGGTGTGCGGGTCGGCCGAGCACCCGCTGAAGGCGGCGCCGCTTCCCGGAGCGCCCGATGCCGCCGCCGAGAAGGCCGCGCTGCGCGAGGTCGACGACGCCAAGGCCACCGAGCACCTCCGCGACGTCGAGCTGCGCGACCTGTCGACCCTGCGGGCCGCGCTCGAGTCGCGCGCCGGCGACCGGACGCTCCCGGACCTGCGCGCCGAGCGCGCCCTCGTGCTGGCCGAGCTCGACGGCGCCGGCGCGGCCCGGCCGGGCACCGACCTCGAGGAGCACCGCCGCCGCCTGGAGCGCGAGCTGGCCGACGCCCACGCCCGCCTCGACCAGCTGGGCCGCGAGTCCGACGAGCTCCGCGACGCCGTGGACGGGGTCCTGGCCGGCAGCGGCTGCGACGACCTCGAGGCCCTGCTGGCCGCGGAGTCCGCGCGCGCGGAGCGGGAGCGGCACGCGCTGGCGGCGCTGGAGGACCTGCGCCGCGCCGAGTCCGCGCTCGGCGAGGCGTTGCGGGCAGCCGACGAGGCCGCGAGCGAGGCCGGCTTCGCCTGCCCCGCCGACGCGGCCGATGCCTGCCTGGACCCCGCTCGCGTCGACGCGCTCGCGGCGTCGCTGGCCGCTCACGACGGACGCCTCGCCGCCGTCGCGGAGGTGCTGGCCGCTCCGGGGGCCGACGAGCTCGAGACGCTCGAGGCGCCGGACCTGGAGCCGCTCGCGGCCGCCCACGCCGACGCGCTGGCGCGGCTGTCTCGCGGCCGGGCCCGGCTCGACCAGTGGTCGCGGCGCCGTGATCGCCTCGCCGCCCTGCGCGCGGACCTCCAGGTGGCGCTCGACCATTGGACGCCGCTGCGCGCGGAGCACGAGCTGACCTCGCGCCTGGCGGCGTTCGTCGAGGGGAAGTCCCCCGACAACCGGCTGCGCATGCGGCTGTCGGCCTACGTCCTGGCCTACCGGCTCGGCCAGGTGGTCGCCGCCGCCAACGAGCGGCTGTCCACGATGAGCGACCAGCGCTACTCCCTGGTCCACACCGGCGACCGCGGCGCGGGCGAGACCCGCGGCGGCCTGAGCCTGCTGGTGCGCGACGACTGGTCCGGCGAGAGCCGCGATCCGGCGACCCTCTCGGGGGGCGAGACCTTCGTGGTGTCCCTGGCCCTGGCGCTCGGTCTGGCCGACGTGATCACCCAGGAGGCCGGCGGCGCGGCGCTGGACACCCTCTTCGTCGACGAGGGCTTCGGCTCCCTCGACGCCGACACCCTCGACGACGTGATGGACACCCTCGACTCCCTGCGCGACGGCGGCCGGGTCGTGGGCGTGGTCAGCCACGTCGCCGAGCTGCGCGACCGCATCCCGACCCAGCTGGTCGTCACGAAGTCGCGCCTCGGCTCGACGCTCGCCCTGCGGAAGTGA
- a CDS encoding exonuclease SbcCD subunit D, with product MRLLHTSDWHLGRSFHREGMLAHQAGFVDHLLEVVESERVDVVVVSGDVYDRALPGVDAVLLADDALVRLAASRAHVVLISGNHDSARRLGFSSRLIAAAGVHIRTDAARCATPVLLDDAHGPVAVYGLPYLDPTALMEPWGLPRRSHEAALAHAMAQVRADLATRPAGTRSVVLAHAFVAGAAPSDSERDISVGGVSLVPTSVFDGVDYAALGHLHGAHSLTDSVRYSGSPLAYSFSEAGHRKGSWLVELDAQGLAGAHFLEAPVPRRVSRLRGDLETLLTDPRLAEHEHAWVEATLIDTARPSRAMERLQRRFPHTLVLRFDAAAPALGALPALATHARTDRDIALEFMADMRGGPPDPAEAALLSRAVDACCEDSDVDGLVREDGAG from the coding sequence GTGCGCCTCCTCCACACCTCCGACTGGCACCTCGGACGGTCCTTCCACCGCGAGGGGATGCTCGCGCACCAGGCCGGTTTCGTGGACCACCTGCTCGAGGTCGTCGAGTCCGAGCGGGTCGACGTGGTGGTCGTGTCCGGCGACGTCTACGACCGCGCGCTGCCCGGTGTCGACGCGGTGCTGCTGGCCGACGACGCGCTGGTCCGGCTGGCGGCCTCGCGCGCCCACGTCGTCCTCATCAGCGGCAACCACGACTCGGCCCGGCGGCTCGGGTTCAGCTCGCGCCTGATCGCCGCCGCCGGGGTCCACATCCGCACCGACGCGGCCAGGTGCGCCACCCCGGTGCTGCTGGACGACGCGCACGGTCCGGTCGCGGTCTACGGCCTGCCCTACCTCGACCCGACTGCGTTGATGGAGCCATGGGGCCTGCCACGACGCTCCCACGAGGCGGCGCTGGCCCACGCCATGGCCCAGGTGCGAGCCGACCTCGCCACGCGGCCGGCGGGGACGCGGTCGGTGGTGCTGGCCCACGCGTTCGTCGCCGGCGCGGCCCCGAGCGACTCCGAGCGCGACATCTCGGTCGGTGGGGTGTCCCTGGTGCCCACCAGCGTCTTCGACGGCGTCGACTACGCGGCGCTGGGCCACCTGCACGGCGCGCACAGCCTCACCGACTCCGTGCGCTACAGCGGCTCGCCCCTCGCCTACTCGTTCTCGGAGGCCGGCCACCGCAAGGGATCGTGGCTGGTCGAGCTCGACGCGCAGGGTCTCGCCGGCGCCCACTTCCTGGAGGCCCCGGTGCCGCGGCGGGTCTCGCGGCTGCGCGGCGACCTCGAGACCCTCCTGACCGACCCGCGGCTGGCCGAGCACGAGCACGCCTGGGTCGAGGCCACGCTCATCGACACCGCGCGCCCCAGCCGGGCGATGGAGCGCCTGCAGCGCCGCTTCCCGCACACGCTCGTGCTGCGCTTCGACGCCGCCGCCCCCGCCCTGGGAGCGCTACCCGCCCTGGCCACCCACGCCCGCACCGACCGCGACATCGCGCTGGAGTTCATGGCCGACATGCGCGGAGGCCCACCCGACCCGGCCGAGGCGGCGCTGCTCTCCCGCGCGGTCGACGCCTGCTGCGAGGACTCCGACGTCGACGGCCTGGTGCGCGAGGACGGTGCGGGCTGA
- a CDS encoding formate dehydrogenase accessory sulfurtransferase FdhD gives MSELARRPGPTTRTRVEEMRADAVRRREDRLATEEPLEIRLAWPGAPARRVWVTMRTPGHDFELAAGWLLHEGLAGPGQVAGVAYCTDADLTAEQEFNVVTVTLASPPSTDPGHRHDARSAGSSACGVCGKDSVREALAVTAGRPWDGELPSPDVVRRLPGLLREHQPLFARTGGVHAAGLFTAAGQALVVREDVGRHNAVDKAAGARLLSGSSPAAACLVVSGRAGFELVQKAVSAGVGSLVSVGAPTSLSVALARRAGLVLYGFTSETRAVRYTG, from the coding sequence GTGTCCGAGCTCGCCCGGCGTCCCGGCCCCACCACGCGCACCCGCGTGGAGGAGATGAGAGCCGACGCCGTACGCCGCCGCGAGGACCGGCTCGCCACCGAGGAGCCGCTCGAGATCCGGCTCGCCTGGCCGGGGGCTCCGGCGCGCCGGGTGTGGGTGACCATGCGGACCCCCGGCCACGACTTCGAGCTCGCGGCGGGTTGGCTGCTGCACGAGGGGCTCGCGGGGCCGGGCCAGGTCGCCGGGGTCGCCTACTGCACCGACGCCGACCTCACCGCCGAGCAGGAGTTCAACGTCGTCACGGTCACCCTGGCGAGCCCCCCGTCCACGGACCCGGGTCACCGCCACGACGCGCGCTCGGCCGGCTCGTCGGCCTGCGGGGTCTGCGGCAAGGACAGCGTCAGGGAGGCGCTGGCGGTGACCGCCGGGCGGCCGTGGGACGGCGAGCTGCCCTCCCCCGACGTCGTACGCCGCCTGCCCGGCCTGCTGCGCGAGCACCAGCCGCTCTTCGCCCGCACCGGTGGGGTGCACGCGGCCGGTCTCTTCACCGCGGCCGGCCAGGCGCTGGTCGTGCGCGAGGACGTGGGGCGGCACAACGCCGTCGACAAGGCCGCCGGTGCCCGGCTCCTGTCCGGATCCTCCCCCGCCGCCGCGTGCCTCGTGGTGAGCGGGCGGGCGGGGTTCGAGCTGGTGCAGAAGGCGGTCAGCGCGGGCGTCGGGTCGCTGGTCTCGGTCGGCGCGCCCACCAGCCTGTCGGTCGCCCTGGCGCGGCGGGCGGGGCTGGTGCTGTACGGCTTCACCAGCGAGACGCGGGCGGTGCGCTACACCGGGTGA
- the pepN gene encoding aminopeptidase N — protein sequence MTSQSRSLQRTEAQERRALLSVTSYDVRLDLASEEETFGSVTTVRFTSHGGPTFLDLKPARVNAVTLDGRRLDPERLDRGRLPLDTEAGEHELVVDAVMPFRNDGEGLHRSVDPADGRHYVYGMSFMDAAPSIFACFDQPDLKAPYTFHVRAPDDWVVLGNAPATNPEPGVWELATTPPLSTYFVTLVAGPYHLLRDEHDGIPLGLSARASLAADLDKDADELFTMTRQCFDEFHRLFGIRYPFGDYHQAFVPEFNAGAMENPGCVTLRDQLVFTSRVTRGARVLRATTVAHEMAHQWFGNIVTPQWWDDLWLNESFAEYMGNRVTADVTRYDDAWVHQAWARRQWGLVADQRPSTHPVAGNGAVDAVAALQDFDGISYAKGSSVLKQLNARLGDRVFFDGVIDHLDRHRFGNATMQDLFSSWEKAGAPDLGSFTTGWLRTAGPDTVVLDRPAATLRRTSPPEHPADRTHVLRVARAEEGTWRTSEVRIEGPETPFDAGDHPVIIDPYEDSWGVFPPDRLTVEALKTLLPSIADGALLAGAWNAVRSALHNAAIDPADVMDLVETRLPVEDTELTARHTLPWVLSTVVPLAGGDALARVHAAALSRLETSPAGSEIQLAAFRTAVASGADPQRLETWLAGSLPEGIESDLDLRWRVLVRLAALGATDAATLDAALADEPTTVSRVEHTRARASLPTAEAKEYAWSRFTGEVDVPNYEIEAAGLGMWRAGQEHLTAPYVARYFDDLPGTVAVRSGWVLAQAGDAFFPEGALDEATLAHTEALLSRADLDLSLQRRLSDRADQLRRMLAVRAAYPRS from the coding sequence ATGACGAGCCAGAGCCGCAGCCTGCAACGCACCGAGGCCCAGGAGCGGCGGGCTCTGCTCTCCGTGACCTCCTACGATGTCCGCCTCGACCTCGCCTCCGAGGAGGAGACGTTCGGCTCGGTGACCACGGTGCGCTTCACCAGCCACGGCGGGCCGACGTTCCTGGACCTGAAGCCCGCACGCGTGAACGCGGTGACCCTGGACGGACGCCGGCTCGACCCCGAGCGGCTGGACCGCGGACGTCTGCCCCTCGACACCGAGGCGGGCGAGCACGAGCTGGTCGTCGACGCCGTGATGCCCTTCCGCAACGACGGCGAGGGCCTGCACCGCAGCGTCGATCCGGCCGACGGCCGCCACTACGTCTACGGCATGTCCTTCATGGACGCCGCGCCCAGCATCTTCGCCTGCTTCGACCAGCCGGACCTCAAGGCGCCCTACACCTTCCACGTGCGCGCGCCCGACGACTGGGTCGTCCTCGGCAACGCCCCGGCGACCAACCCCGAGCCCGGCGTCTGGGAGCTGGCGACCACGCCGCCGCTGTCGACGTACTTCGTCACCCTCGTCGCCGGCCCCTACCACCTGCTCCGCGACGAGCACGACGGCATCCCGCTGGGCCTCAGCGCCCGCGCGAGCCTCGCCGCCGACCTGGACAAGGACGCCGACGAGCTCTTCACGATGACCCGGCAGTGCTTCGACGAGTTCCACCGGCTGTTCGGGATCCGCTACCCCTTCGGCGACTACCACCAGGCATTCGTGCCGGAGTTCAACGCCGGGGCCATGGAGAACCCCGGTTGCGTCACCCTGCGCGACCAGCTGGTCTTCACCTCCCGCGTCACCCGCGGCGCCCGGGTCCTGCGCGCGACCACGGTGGCCCACGAGATGGCGCACCAGTGGTTCGGCAACATCGTGACCCCCCAGTGGTGGGACGACCTGTGGCTCAACGAGTCCTTCGCCGAGTACATGGGCAACCGGGTCACCGCCGACGTCACCCGGTACGACGACGCCTGGGTGCACCAGGCCTGGGCTCGGCGGCAGTGGGGACTGGTCGCCGACCAGCGCCCGAGCACCCACCCCGTCGCCGGCAACGGCGCCGTCGACGCGGTCGCGGCGCTGCAGGACTTCGACGGGATCTCCTACGCCAAGGGCTCCAGCGTGCTCAAGCAGCTCAACGCCCGGCTCGGCGACCGGGTGTTCTTCGACGGCGTCATCGACCACCTCGACCGACACCGGTTCGGCAACGCCACGATGCAGGACCTCTTCTCCAGCTGGGAGAAGGCCGGGGCGCCGGACCTGGGCTCCTTCACGACCGGATGGCTGCGCACCGCCGGTCCGGACACGGTCGTGCTCGACCGGCCGGCCGCGACCCTGCGCCGTACCTCGCCGCCGGAGCATCCCGCGGACCGCACCCACGTGCTGCGCGTGGCCCGCGCCGAGGAGGGCACCTGGCGGACCTCCGAGGTCCGCATCGAAGGTCCGGAGACGCCGTTCGATGCCGGCGACCACCCGGTGATCATCGACCCCTACGAGGACAGCTGGGGCGTCTTCCCGCCCGACCGGCTGACCGTCGAGGCGCTCAAGACCCTGCTCCCCTCGATCGCCGACGGCGCCCTGCTCGCGGGCGCGTGGAACGCCGTGCGCAGCGCGCTCCACAACGCGGCGATCGACCCCGCCGACGTCATGGACCTGGTGGAGACCCGGCTCCCGGTCGAGGACACCGAGCTCACCGCGCGCCACACCCTGCCCTGGGTGCTCTCGACCGTCGTGCCGCTGGCCGGCGGTGACGCGCTCGCCCGGGTCCACGCCGCTGCTCTGAGCCGTCTCGAGACCTCCCCGGCGGGCTCGGAGATCCAGCTCGCCGCCTTCCGTACGGCGGTCGCCTCCGGAGCCGACCCGCAGCGGCTGGAGACCTGGCTCGCCGGCAGCCTGCCCGAGGGGATCGAGTCGGACCTGGACCTGCGGTGGCGGGTGCTGGTGCGCCTGGCCGCCCTCGGAGCGACCGACGCCGCCACCCTGGACGCCGCCCTCGCCGACGAGCCGACCACGGTGTCGCGCGTCGAGCACACCCGGGCGCGGGCCTCGCTGCCGACCGCGGAGGCCAAGGAGTACGCCTGGTCGCGCTTCACCGGCGAGGTCGACGTCCCCAACTACGAGATCGAGGCCGCCGGACTGGGCATGTGGCGTGCGGGCCAGGAGCACCTCACGGCGCCCTACGTCGCGCGCTACTTCGACGACCTGCCCGGCACGGTCGCGGTGCGCAGCGGCTGGGTGCTGGCCCAGGCCGGCGACGCCTTCTTCCCCGAGGGTGCGCTGGACGAGGCCACCCTCGCGCACACCGAGGCGCTGCTCTCGCGCGCCGACCTGGACCTGTCCCTCCAGCGGCGCCTGAGCGACCGGGCCGACCAGCTGCGCCGGATGCTGGCCGTCCGGGCGGCGTACCCGAGGAGCTGA